TTATAGCTGTGGCAAAGCTGCCTTCCCGTCGGTCTATTGCAAAAGCTGGCCGTGGTTCTTTTCTTGAAGCCATCCTCTCAGCTCTGTGCGCACTCCGATCCTGTTCTGGCTGTAGGACGCTCTGCCCAGAGGCTGTTGTTGATGGGGCACGAGCAATGTTTTGTGGCACCTTTTGGCTGATCTCCGCCACCTGCTCCTGTCACTCCTCAACCTGTGTCTTCCTCTGAGCTCATGCTTTATTGTTGTGGGAGATTAGGCACTGAAAATATAAATTTCCTCCTTCTCCACACAGTCTGCATTCAGCATAGGCCTGGTTCTTGCAATCTTTATGTCCTAGACTCCCACATATACAACCCTTCACTTCCTGACAGTTTTTGACTTGATGCTCCATGCTATTAAAAATGAAGCATCTTGTCACCTGAATGCAACCACTGCCAGGACCGAGGGAGATTCAGTTTGGTATGGTCTTTCAATGGTTTTGCACATCATGCTGGATCTTCACTTTGTACTTTCTGACTCCATACCAAATCTGAAACTGGTCCTCTGGCTTATAAGATTGCTTGAGTAAACTCAGGTAGCTCGGGTAAATTCAGATAGCTCCACATCATGGCTGGACACTCGGCTCCAAAACTTTACCATTATATTCACAATGTCAATACTTATCTTCATTTACTTTGGAGGTAAAATGCTACAGAAATGTATAAACATTACTCAGTGTTCAAGGAGTAAAGGCAGTGACAACAATACTCccacttttaaaaacagtggTGACTGAAAAATCATacaagtgattttaatgtgtgttctttttacAGGGTCCAGTGCTGTTAcaactgtgtttgtgcagaaagGGAAGAATTTACATCTGGATGTTAACAAACCTGTTGTTCTAGGAGAAGACACTGGTTTTAGGTGGACATACAATAATAGTCACAATGTTGTGAGACTACTtcctaataaaagaaaaaaaataagtgaCAGTTATGCAGGAAGGGTTGAGTTTTCTGTACAAAATCACTCTTTGCTTTTGAAGAATGTGCAACATGGTGACAGTGGAGATTACACTGCACTCATAATTGGGGACAACATCCAACGTGTAACAGAATACAAGGTCATAATTCAAGGTAGGTTTCTTTAGATTTCAAACATTGATACACAGTAATACTCTGTTTTATAACCCTTCACACCTACCTTTTGTCCTCTAGATCCAGTGTCTCcagttcagctgtcagtgaacGTGTCTAACAGCAGAGAGTCCTGTAACTTCACTGTGAGCTGCAGTACAGAGGACTCTCTCATCAACAGCACTTTTAGATGTGACACCCACATCTGCAATCAGGAAGGAGGAGAGCAGTCAGAGGTCACAACCTCTGGTTCTTCTCTCCGTGTCTACCTGTTCAATGACTCCATCatctgtaaccatagcaaccaggTCAGCTGGACCAGAGACATGAAGGAGATTcagcctctctgctctctaaaTGGTGGTGagactgaaagacaaaaaaactaaCTGAGAATAATACAAAGTTTAGACACACTGCTTGTCATGCAGTGTAAATTGCCCTAACCCATAAACATTTGTTATAAAATATTGTGAAAGTCAACGCCATTAATATTTTCTAACCATTCAAAAAAAGTCTTTGAAATAAACAGCACTGTCCATAGTTCTGAAACAACAGCTAAGTGATATtcacattgtgttatttttactaTGTTTCTATAGATACACAAAGCTTAAACAGTGGGGACAAAGAATACAACTGAGGGGGCTATAACTCCCTTAAGATGTTTAATGGTGCCGGGCCCAAGTAAAAGGTCTCAGTACTTCTACCAAAGGGTTCATCTGATGATGAAGTCACAAACCTTTTGTGTCCATGTTATGTACAGTCATCTCTTTATCTTATACTTACCCATCCTATTATATGGTTATACTACCCATCCTAACTATTTAGGAGCAGTGTGCAGCCACAGTCTGACACCAGATAGTTGAGGCAGGTGCGCTGCACTTCATGCTCCAGGGAGAAAGTCTAGTCTGTTGTGGTGGCTGTCTGTATTTACACTTATCTCGTCCACACAAATTAACCAAAATGTAGGAATGAATTATATTTTGTGCACACGCAATAGCATGTTGAGCGCTCTATGTAGTAAAACATGATCTCCATAATCTCCAAAGTGATTAAAAGTTATGAATCTAGGAATTTTTGGAAAGTAACTCAAATGAATATGTAAACATTTCTATCAattgtgtttgttcatttgcAGGTACTAATCTGGGCATACCAATTGGCATTGGGATCGGGGCTGCAGTTCTCGTTTGCCTTTTCCTTGTCTGCCTAATCATATGTAAGTCCCAGTGAATATTTCAGCATGagagaaataatgaaatgaatatcTTCATAGATGTTTGAATATAAATTCTATCATTGTAGCGGAGAATACCCACCACACTGATAAACCTCTCGTGCTTAATTAAACAATGGCATCAGAGTGAATACATTTCCAATATACCACATTCAACTCCACGAAATGTCACCAAAAACAATTTTCTATGTAAAGATATAGTGATGTAATGGCATCCTGAGCAGAGAGTGAAGTCTAATTCCCTTTGTGTTGTAATATTAGCCTCTCTCTGCAAGTTAGTGCATGtgattttctctctgtcctttgtGTCTGTTTCCAACATGGCGGCTGTGTCACAAAGTTTCTCATATTACAGTTAAACAGTACACTGAAATATGTTTGTGAAGACATTTTAGGAGAGCAATAGGCAATGCAGAAGAAGAATCTtgaatcatatttgatcagcactttcttatttgacagtttgattTGGGTTTCTTTGGCTGATGGTTCAGGGACTGCTTTCTTTTTCCCAACCTTATTGAGTAAACAACGTGCACTTTTATTTTGGTGTGATATGCTGGTGCTACagtgtgacatctagtggggTTGAATGCCATATTTTGCACATCTAATGTCCAACTGACAGTAAGATATGTTTATTTTGCTTTGGAAATATAGACCTGGTTGGTAAAAGAGGTTTCCTGAGTTGTCTTTAGAgcaaaaaagttattttcaatTTAA
This genomic interval from Scomber scombrus chromosome 11, fScoSco1.1, whole genome shotgun sequence contains the following:
- the LOC133990234 gene encoding uncharacterized protein LOC133990234 — encoded protein: MAQAVLVVVCVLFSWETQGSSAVTTVFVQKGKNLHLDVNKPVVLGEDTGFRWTYNNSHNVVRLLPNKRKKISDSYAGRVEFSVQNHSLLLKNVQHGDSGDYTALIIGDNIQRVTEYKVIIQDPVSPVQLSVNVSNSRESCNFTVSCSTEDSLINSTFRCDTHICNQEGGEQSEVTTSGSSLRVYLFNDSIICNHSNQVSWTRDMKEIQPLCSLNGGTNLGIPIGIGIGAAVLVCLFLVCLIILNVRTRR